In Bacillus toyonensis BCT-7112, a single window of DNA contains:
- the tsaE gene encoding tRNA (adenosine(37)-N6)-threonylcarbamoyltransferase complex ATPase subunit type 1 TsaE: MSKYEVTTKSSEETQRLSEKLGELARAQDVIILEGDLGAGKTTFTKGLAKGLGVKRVVNSPTFNIIKEYKGRLPLYHMDVYRLAESEEDLGFDEYFYGEGITVVEWAHLIEAYLPNEKLQISLFHAGDDTRKIVLEPVGDRYIRLCEELLQDESTSN; this comes from the coding sequence GTGAGTAAATATGAAGTAACAACAAAATCTTCTGAGGAAACACAAAGATTATCAGAAAAACTAGGTGAACTTGCCCGGGCACAAGATGTAATTATTTTAGAAGGAGATCTTGGAGCTGGTAAAACGACTTTTACAAAAGGGCTAGCAAAAGGTCTTGGCGTGAAAAGAGTTGTAAATAGTCCTACCTTTAACATTATTAAAGAATATAAAGGAAGATTGCCGTTATATCATATGGACGTGTATCGTTTAGCGGAAAGTGAAGAAGACTTAGGTTTTGATGAGTACTTCTATGGTGAAGGAATTACGGTAGTAGAATGGGCTCATTTGATAGAAGCATATTTACCGAATGAAAAGTTACAAATTAGTTTATTCCATGCTGGAGATGACACAAGGAAAATTGTACTCGAGCCAGTTGGAGACCGTTATATTAGATTATGTGAGGAGCTATTACAAGATGAAAGTACTAGCAATTGA
- the tsaB gene encoding tRNA (adenosine(37)-N6)-threonylcarbamoyltransferase complex dimerization subunit type 1 TsaB — MKVLAIDTSNYVMGVSLIEEENVIGEIITNLTKNHSVRLMPAVEQLLKECGVKPKELTKIVVAAGPGSYTGVRIGVTAAKTLAWSLQIPIVGVSSLEVVAANGANFSGLICPLFDGRRGQIYTGLYTYEGEQLTSIEEDRIILIVDWLQMLKDKGQPVLFIGNDVKLHKETIIEHLGNQAVFAPFTKNNPRPSELAFLGLQKEEQDVHSFVPSYLRLAEAETKWLESQNK, encoded by the coding sequence ATGAAAGTACTAGCAATTGATACTTCAAATTACGTAATGGGTGTATCCCTTATTGAGGAAGAAAACGTAATTGGGGAAATCATTACAAATTTAACAAAAAACCATTCTGTACGCCTTATGCCAGCTGTAGAGCAACTATTAAAAGAATGTGGTGTAAAACCAAAAGAATTAACTAAAATCGTTGTGGCTGCTGGACCTGGATCATATACAGGAGTTCGCATAGGTGTGACAGCGGCAAAAACATTAGCTTGGTCACTTCAAATACCAATCGTAGGTGTATCAAGTTTAGAAGTAGTAGCTGCAAACGGTGCTAACTTTAGTGGGTTAATTTGTCCTTTATTTGATGGAAGACGTGGACAAATTTATACTGGATTATATACATATGAAGGAGAGCAGTTAACTTCAATAGAAGAAGATCGAATTATTCTTATTGTAGACTGGTTGCAAATGTTAAAAGATAAAGGACAGCCTGTTTTATTTATCGGTAACGATGTTAAATTGCATAAAGAAACAATTATAGAACATTTAGGCAATCAAGCTGTATTTGCTCCTTTCACTAAAAATAACCCAAGACCAAGTGAGTTAGCTTTCTTAGGGTTACAAAAAGAGGAACAAGATGTACATTCATTTGTTCCTAGTTACCTTCGTTTAGCTGAAGCTGAAACAAAGTGGTTAGAAAGTCAAAACAAGTAG
- the rimI gene encoding ribosomal protein S18-alanine N-acetyltransferase yields MDMIFRKMELDDIAQIVAIEEASFSTPWTADAFQRELTMNEHAHYVVLEKDGLVIGYCGLWIIIDESHITNIAILPEYRGQKLGDALLKEVISVAKELGVKTMTLEVRVSNEVAKQLYKKYGFQNGGIRKRYYADNQEDGLVMWVNI; encoded by the coding sequence ATGGATATGATATTTAGAAAGATGGAACTCGATGATATCGCTCAAATTGTAGCTATTGAAGAAGCATCTTTTTCAACTCCTTGGACTGCAGATGCCTTTCAACGTGAATTAACGATGAATGAACATGCACATTATGTTGTGCTAGAAAAAGATGGCCTTGTAATCGGGTATTGTGGATTGTGGATAATTATTGATGAATCACATATCACAAATATAGCTATTTTGCCAGAATACCGAGGTCAAAAGTTAGGAGATGCCCTATTGAAAGAAGTTATTTCCGTAGCGAAAGAACTAGGGGTAAAAACAATGACGCTTGAAGTACGCGTATCAAATGAAGTAGCAAAGCAGTTATACAAAAAATACGGATTTCAAAATGGTGGAATTCGTAAACGATACTATGCAGACAATCAGGAAGATGGTCTTGTAATGTGGGTGAATATATAA
- the tsaD gene encoding tRNA (adenosine(37)-N6)-threonylcarbamoyltransferase complex transferase subunit TsaD, with translation MEKNTIILGIETSCDETAVAVVKNGTEIIANVVASQIESHKRFGGVVPEIASRHHVEEITVVLEEALKEANITFEDIDAIAVTEGPGLVGALLIGVNAAKAVAFAHDIPLVGVHHIAGHIYANRLVKEVQFPLLSLVVSGGHTELVYMKEHGSFEVIGETRDDAAGEAYDKVARTLSMPYPGGPHIDRLAHEGKPTIDLPRAWLEPDSYDFSFSGLKSAVINTVHNAKQRGIEIAPEDLAASFQESVIDVLVTKASRAAEAYNVKQLLLAGGVAANKGLRARLEEEFARKEDIELIIPPLSLCTDNAAMIAAAGTIAYEQGKRATLALNANPGLDIEA, from the coding sequence ATGGAAAAAAATACGATTATACTTGGTATTGAAACAAGCTGCGATGAAACAGCAGTAGCAGTTGTTAAAAATGGAACGGAAATCATTGCGAACGTCGTTGCATCACAAATTGAAAGTCATAAGCGTTTTGGCGGGGTTGTACCAGAGATTGCATCCCGTCACCATGTAGAAGAAATTACAGTTGTGTTAGAAGAAGCTTTAAAAGAAGCGAATATAACTTTCGAGGATATTGATGCAATTGCTGTAACAGAGGGACCCGGTTTAGTAGGAGCACTTTTAATAGGAGTAAATGCAGCGAAGGCGGTAGCCTTTGCACATGATATTCCTCTAGTTGGTGTTCATCATATTGCTGGCCATATTTATGCGAATCGTTTAGTAAAAGAAGTTCAATTCCCACTACTATCACTTGTTGTATCGGGTGGACATACAGAACTTGTTTATATGAAAGAACATGGTTCATTTGAAGTGATTGGTGAAACGCGAGATGATGCAGCAGGAGAAGCATATGATAAAGTAGCTCGTACGCTATCTATGCCGTATCCAGGTGGTCCTCATATTGATCGCCTTGCGCATGAAGGGAAGCCAACAATTGATTTGCCTCGTGCATGGCTAGAACCCGATTCGTATGATTTCAGCTTTAGTGGATTGAAATCAGCAGTTATCAACACTGTGCATAACGCAAAACAACGTGGTATAGAAATTGCACCGGAAGATTTAGCAGCAAGCTTTCAAGAGAGTGTAATTGATGTACTTGTAACGAAAGCATCTCGTGCAGCAGAAGCGTATAATGTAAAGCAATTGCTTCTTGCTGGTGGAGTAGCTGCTAATAAAGGGCTTCGTGCACGTCTAGAAGAAGAGTTTGCACGAAAAGAAGATATAGAGCTAATTATCCCGCCGTTATCTTTATGCACAGACAATGCAGCAATGATTGCAGCTGCAGGTACAATTGCATACGAACAAGGAAAACGTGCGACATTAGCTTTAAATGCAAACCCAGGCTTAGATATTGAAGCATAG
- a CDS encoding ABC-F family ATP-binding cassette domain-containing protein, giving the protein MILLQVNGLSKLYGAETILANIKLEVQTKDRIALVGRNGAGKSTLLKIIAGELSHDGGEIIKPKDVSIGYLAQNTGLETSLTIWDEMLTVFTHLQQMETKLRRLEQEMGKEENFSNAATYEKLLADYDQLQLDYKDQGGYQYEADIRSILSGLGFPVETHQTTISTLSGGQKTRLALGKLLLTKPDLLILDEPTNHLDIETLTWLEQYLQGYPGAILIVSHDRYFLDKLVTQVYEISNKESRRFVGNYSKYLDLKSALYEQEMKRYEKQQDEIAKLEDFVQKNIARASTTKRAQSRRKQLDRMELLTRPLGDSKSASFHFDIEKQSGNDVLQVKDATIGYDEDPIIEHVNMRLTRGDSVALVGPNGIGKSTLLKSIVNKLQLLHGDVAFGSNVSVGYYDQEQANLTSSKRVLNELWDEYPLQPEKEIRTILGNFLFTGDDVLKPVSSLSGGQKARLALAKLMMQKSNLLILDEPTNHLDLNSKEILENALIDYPGTLLFVSHDRYFINRVTTTVVELSTEGAQEYLGDYDYYVEKKNEMIERVAFEQQEQQENQAPVQKTVAQEKLNYLEEKERKQLERQRTRKIEELEQNIVSLEEEIATLEDQLCLPEIYADYEKASEITTKKQTLQEQLEACMAEWEELHI; this is encoded by the coding sequence TTGATTTTATTACAAGTAAACGGGCTTTCAAAATTATACGGTGCCGAAACGATTCTTGCAAACATAAAATTGGAAGTGCAAACGAAAGATCGTATCGCTTTAGTTGGACGAAATGGAGCCGGAAAATCTACATTATTAAAAATTATCGCCGGTGAATTATCTCATGATGGCGGCGAAATTATAAAACCGAAAGATGTCTCAATTGGGTACTTAGCTCAAAATACTGGATTAGAAACATCATTAACAATTTGGGATGAAATGCTAACCGTCTTTACACACCTACAGCAAATGGAGACAAAACTTCGAAGGCTAGAGCAAGAAATGGGAAAAGAAGAAAACTTTTCAAATGCCGCTACATATGAAAAATTATTAGCTGATTATGACCAATTGCAATTAGATTATAAAGATCAAGGCGGCTATCAGTACGAAGCAGATATTCGCTCCATTTTAAGCGGTCTTGGTTTCCCTGTTGAAACGCATCAGACGACAATTTCTACGTTAAGTGGCGGACAAAAAACGAGATTAGCTCTTGGGAAATTATTATTAACGAAACCAGACTTACTTATTTTAGACGAGCCTACAAACCATTTAGACATCGAAACATTAACGTGGCTTGAGCAATACTTACAAGGTTATCCTGGCGCAATTTTAATCGTTTCTCATGACCGTTATTTCTTAGATAAGCTTGTTACACAAGTATATGAAATTTCGAATAAAGAAAGCAGACGATTTGTTGGTAACTACAGTAAATATTTAGACTTAAAATCAGCCCTATACGAACAAGAAATGAAGCGTTACGAAAAGCAACAAGATGAAATCGCTAAACTTGAGGACTTCGTTCAAAAAAATATAGCACGTGCATCTACGACAAAACGTGCACAAAGCCGTCGTAAACAATTAGATAGAATGGAATTATTAACCAGACCATTAGGTGACTCTAAATCAGCCTCATTCCACTTCGATATTGAAAAACAAAGTGGAAATGATGTTTTACAAGTAAAAGATGCAACCATCGGTTATGATGAGGATCCTATTATTGAACATGTAAATATGCGCTTAACTCGGGGAGATAGTGTTGCCTTAGTTGGACCGAATGGAATTGGAAAATCCACATTATTAAAATCCATTGTGAATAAGTTACAGCTATTACATGGAGATGTTGCTTTCGGATCAAATGTATCTGTTGGTTATTATGATCAAGAGCAAGCTAACTTAACATCTTCTAAGCGCGTTTTAAATGAACTATGGGATGAATATCCGCTTCAACCCGAAAAAGAAATTCGCACTATATTAGGTAATTTTTTATTCACAGGGGATGATGTACTAAAACCAGTATCTTCTCTTAGTGGTGGACAAAAGGCCCGATTAGCTCTCGCAAAACTTATGATGCAAAAATCCAATTTATTAATTCTCGATGAGCCAACGAACCATCTTGATTTAAATAGTAAAGAAATTTTGGAGAATGCTTTAATTGATTATCCAGGAACTCTTCTATTCGTTTCACATGACCGCTACTTCATTAATCGCGTAACGACTACAGTTGTCGAATTATCAACAGAAGGTGCGCAAGAGTATTTAGGTGATTACGATTACTATGTGGAGAAGAAAAATGAAATGATTGAACGCGTAGCATTTGAACAACAAGAACAGCAAGAAAATCAGGCACCTGTTCAAAAAACCGTAGCTCAAGAAAAATTAAATTATCTCGAAGAAAAAGAGCGTAAACAATTAGAACGTCAACGCACTCGAAAAATCGAAGAACTAGAACAAAACATCGTAAGCTTAGAAGAAGAAATTGCTACGTTAGAGGATCAGCTTTGCTTACCAGAAATATATGCAGATTATGAAAAGGCTAGTGAGATTACAACGAAAAAACAAACATTACAAGAACAACTTGAAGCCTGTATGGCAGAATGGGAAGAACTGCATATATAA
- a CDS encoding redox-sensing transcriptional repressor Rex, with product MDQQKIPQATAKRLPLYYRFIQNLSLSGKQRVSSAELSEAVKVDSATIRRDFSYFGALGKKGYGYNVNYLLSFFRETLDQDDITRVALIGVGNLGTAFLHYNFTKNNNTKIEMAFDVSEEKVGTEIGGIPVYHLDELEERLSNDIQVAILTVPATVAQSVADRLAETNVHGILNFTPARLNVSENIRIHHIDLAVELQTLVYFLKNYPQ from the coding sequence ATGGATCAGCAGAAAATTCCGCAAGCCACTGCTAAACGATTGCCTCTATACTATCGATTTATCCAAAACTTATCTCTTTCTGGTAAGCAACGTGTTTCATCAGCCGAATTGAGTGAAGCGGTAAAGGTTGATTCCGCAACTATTCGAAGAGATTTCTCATACTTTGGAGCATTAGGGAAAAAGGGATATGGATATAACGTAAATTATTTATTATCATTTTTCCGTGAAACACTCGATCAAGATGATATAACACGTGTAGCGCTTATTGGAGTAGGTAATTTAGGGACCGCTTTCTTACATTATAATTTCACGAAAAACAATAATACAAAAATTGAAATGGCATTTGATGTTAGTGAAGAGAAAGTTGGAACAGAAATCGGGGGTATTCCTGTATATCATTTAGATGAATTAGAAGAAAGGTTATCAAATGATATACAAGTGGCAATATTAACAGTACCCGCTACAGTAGCGCAATCTGTAGCCGATAGATTGGCAGAAACAAACGTGCACGGTATTTTAAACTTCACACCAGCACGCTTAAATGTGTCAGAGAATATAAGAATTCATCATATTGATTTAGCTGTAGAGCTACAAACGCTTGTTTACTTTTTAAAGAATTATCCACAATAA
- a CDS encoding YdiK family protein: MRNSPLFMAALYFLLGCIFTRFAITNVTDTIWNMWTILFAVMATIDFNLALRLILVKFTKKKQ; the protein is encoded by the coding sequence ATGAGAAACTCACCATTGTTCATGGCTGCATTGTATTTCCTTCTCGGATGTATCTTTACACGTTTCGCCATTACGAACGTGACAGATACAATCTGGAATATGTGGACAATACTATTTGCAGTTATGGCAACAATTGATTTTAATTTGGCACTTCGCCTTATATTAGTGAAATTCACAAAGAAAAAACAATAA
- a CDS encoding CPBP family intramembrane glutamic endopeptidase, whose amino-acid sequence MKKQYWWIIVTYILMQLSGIAGLPLLLKTGLYDNRGFTNEEKFQLITGHWSIISFFIALCVVIWLLRTDIRDRHLDAMRSSVPATIGWIFIGFFLAIISQSIAGMIEMYLLGITPGSENTDRLMDIARTTPWFLIVISIIGPILEEIVFRKILFGTLYKRFNFFVAAIISSLVFAAIHFDFTHLLVYTSMGLVFAFLYVKTKRIIVPIAAHVAMNTLVAIGQIFMSNEQIQEMIKEAEKMQGFIGGFFV is encoded by the coding sequence TTGAAGAAACAATATTGGTGGATTATCGTTACATACATTTTAATGCAATTGTCGGGTATTGCCGGATTACCACTTCTTCTGAAAACCGGACTATACGATAATAGAGGATTTACCAACGAGGAAAAGTTTCAACTAATAACCGGACATTGGTCTATTATTAGCTTTTTCATTGCACTATGCGTTGTAATTTGGTTACTTAGAACAGATATTCGTGACAGGCATTTAGATGCAATGCGCTCTTCTGTTCCAGCTACAATCGGGTGGATTTTTATCGGGTTCTTCTTAGCAATCATCTCACAAAGTATTGCAGGTATGATTGAAATGTATCTATTAGGGATTACACCTGGATCTGAGAATACAGACCGACTTATGGACATCGCAAGAACGACACCTTGGTTCCTTATTGTTATATCTATAATCGGACCTATTTTAGAAGAAATCGTATTTAGAAAAATTTTATTTGGTACACTTTATAAGAGATTTAATTTCTTCGTTGCTGCTATTATTAGTTCACTCGTATTCGCAGCGATTCATTTTGATTTTACTCACCTATTGGTATACACTTCTATGGGGCTCGTATTCGCCTTCTTATATGTAAAAACGAAACGCATTATCGTTCCTATAGCAGCCCATGTAGCAATGAATACATTAGTTGCCATTGGACAGATTTTCATGAGCAATGAACAAATTCAAGAAATGATTAAAGAAGCTGAAAAAATGCAAGGCTTTATCGGAGGATTTTTTGTATGA
- the groES gene encoding co-chaperone GroES: protein MLKPLGDRVVIELVQAEEKTASGIVLPDTAKEKPQEGKVIAVGTGRVLENGERVALEVAAGDLIIFSKYAGTEVKYEGTDYLILRESDILAVIG from the coding sequence ATGCTAAAGCCATTAGGTGATCGCGTTGTAATTGAGCTTGTTCAAGCAGAAGAAAAAACAGCAAGTGGTATTGTATTACCAGACACTGCAAAAGAAAAACCACAAGAGGGTAAAGTTATTGCAGTAGGTACTGGTCGAGTGCTTGAAAATGGTGAGCGTGTTGCTTTAGAGGTAGCAGCAGGTGATCTTATCATCTTCTCAAAATATGCAGGTACTGAAGTAAAATACGAAGGTACAGACTACTTGATTTTACGTGAAAGTGACATTTTAGCAGTTATCGGTTAA
- the groL gene encoding chaperonin GroEL (60 kDa chaperone family; promotes refolding of misfolded polypeptides especially under stressful conditions; forms two stacked rings of heptamers to form a barrel-shaped 14mer; ends can be capped by GroES; misfolded proteins enter the barrel where they are refolded when GroES binds) yields the protein MAKDIKFSEEARRSMLRGVDTLANAVKVTLGPKGRNVVLEKKFGSPLITNDGVTIAKEIELEDAFENMGAKLVAEVASKTNDVAGDGTTTATVLAQAMIREGLKNVTAGANPMGLRKGIEKAVTAAIEELKAISKPIEGKSSIAQVAAISAADEEVGQLIAEAMERVGNDGVITLEESKGFTTELDVVEGMQFDRGYASPYMITDSDKMEAVLDNPYILITDKKISNIQEILPVLEQVVQQGKPLLIIAEDVEGEALATLVVNKLRGTFNVVAVKAPGFGDRRKAMLEDIAILTGGEVITEELGRDLKSATVESLGRAGKIVVTKENTTVVEGIGNTQQIEARIGQIRAQLEETTSEFDREKLQERLAKLAGGVAVIKVGAATETELKERKLRIEDALNSTRAAVEEGIVAGGGTSLMNVYTKVASIVAEGDEATGINIVLRALEEPVRQIAINAGLEGSVVVERLKGEKVGVGFNAATGEWVNMLESGIVDPAKVTRSALQNAASVAAMFLTTEAVVADKPEPNAPAMPDMGGMGMGGMGGMM from the coding sequence ATGGCAAAAGATATTAAATTTAGTGAAGAAGCACGTCGTTCGATGCTTCGCGGTGTCGACACTCTTGCAAACGCAGTAAAAGTAACGCTTGGACCAAAAGGTCGTAACGTTGTACTTGAGAAAAAATTCGGTTCACCACTTATTACAAATGATGGTGTAACAATCGCAAAAGAAATCGAATTAGAAGATGCATTCGAAAACATGGGTGCAAAATTAGTAGCAGAAGTTGCTAGCAAAACAAACGATGTAGCTGGTGACGGAACGACAACTGCAACTGTATTAGCGCAAGCTATGATTCGTGAAGGTCTTAAAAACGTAACAGCTGGTGCAAACCCAATGGGTCTTCGTAAAGGTATCGAAAAAGCTGTTACTGCTGCAATTGAAGAATTAAAAGCGATTTCTAAACCAATTGAAGGTAAATCTTCTATCGCACAAGTAGCTGCTATTTCTGCGGCTGACGAAGAAGTAGGTCAATTAATCGCTGAAGCAATGGAGCGCGTTGGTAACGACGGCGTTATTACTTTAGAAGAATCTAAAGGATTCACAACGGAATTAGACGTAGTAGAAGGTATGCAATTTGATCGTGGATATGCATCTCCTTACATGATTACTGATTCTGACAAAATGGAAGCTGTTCTTGATAACCCATATATCTTAATTACTGACAAAAAGATTTCTAACATCCAAGAAATCTTACCAGTATTAGAGCAAGTGGTACAACAAGGTAAACCACTTCTTATCATTGCTGAAGATGTAGAAGGCGAAGCTTTAGCTACATTAGTAGTGAACAAACTTCGTGGTACATTCAATGTAGTGGCTGTTAAAGCTCCTGGATTTGGTGACCGTCGTAAAGCAATGCTAGAAGATATCGCAATCTTAACTGGTGGCGAAGTAATCACTGAAGAATTAGGACGTGACTTAAAATCTGCTACAGTTGAATCTTTAGGACGCGCTGGTAAAATCGTTGTAACGAAAGAAAACACAACTGTAGTTGAAGGTATTGGAAACACACAACAAATCGAAGCTCGCATCGGTCAAATCCGTGCGCAATTAGAAGAAACAACTTCTGAATTCGATCGTGAAAAATTACAAGAGCGTCTTGCTAAATTAGCTGGTGGCGTAGCAGTAATTAAAGTAGGTGCAGCAACTGAAACTGAGTTAAAAGAGCGCAAACTTCGCATTGAAGATGCACTTAACTCAACTCGTGCAGCAGTAGAAGAAGGTATCGTTGCAGGTGGTGGTACTTCACTTATGAACGTATACACGAAAGTAGCTTCTATCGTAGCTGAAGGCGACGAAGCAACAGGTATCAACATCGTACTTCGTGCACTAGAAGAGCCAGTTCGTCAAATCGCAATCAACGCTGGTCTAGAAGGATCTGTAGTTGTAGAGCGTCTAAAAGGCGAAAAAGTAGGCGTTGGTTTCAACGCAGCTACTGGCGAATGGGTTAACATGCTTGAGTCTGGTATCGTAGATCCAGCTAAAGTAACTCGTTCTGCACTTCAAAACGCAGCATCTGTTGCAGCTATGTTCTTAACAACTGAAGCTGTAGTTGCTGATAAGCCAGAACCAAATGCACCAGCAATGCCTGACATGGGCGGCATGGGCATGGGCGGTATGGGCGGAATGATGTAA